In Dyadobacter sp. NIV53, a single window of DNA contains:
- a CDS encoding glycosyltransferase — MSLHDTSPRLLNTQKQCVYCHNPSIFYKTNWSEFRYDKTHVLFSLLYKFLYRINQNSNRYIIVQQEWIRKKFNQQFDFPLSNIIVAYPNTKNNQENRIFFEERNTEHTVTFIYAAFPRIFKNYEVIVEAVKILLSRNIYNFQVKFTLNGEENRYAGKIKKISDGVEQIKFLGLMPRDEVMLHYLQSDVLIFPSKLETWGLPITEFKNIHKPILAAELEYAHETVGSYDKISFFEPTDSTILAEKMAAIIRNDTSIWQKVIKTDPEFPFTSSWDEMLEFILKN, encoded by the coding sequence TTGTCTCTTCACGATACTTCCCCTCGATTATTAAATACACAAAAACAATGCGTTTATTGCCATAACCCTTCTATCTTTTATAAAACAAATTGGTCAGAATTTAGATATGACAAGACCCATGTATTGTTTTCCTTACTTTATAAATTTTTATACAGGATTAATCAAAACAGCAACAGATACATTATTGTTCAGCAGGAATGGATCAGGAAAAAATTTAATCAGCAATTTGATTTTCCGTTATCTAATATTATAGTTGCTTATCCAAATACAAAAAATAATCAAGAAAATCGGATATTTTTTGAAGAAAGAAATACAGAACATACTGTAACCTTCATTTATGCTGCGTTTCCCAGAATATTTAAAAATTACGAGGTAATTGTAGAAGCTGTAAAAATTCTCCTCAGCAGAAATATTTATAATTTCCAAGTTAAATTTACTTTAAATGGTGAGGAAAATAGATATGCTGGAAAAATAAAAAAAATCAGTGATGGAGTAGAGCAAATTAAATTTTTGGGTTTAATGCCCAGAGATGAAGTAATGCTTCATTACTTACAATCAGATGTACTTATTTTTCCATCAAAGCTTGAGACTTGGGGATTGCCAATAACAGAATTTAAAAATATTCATAAACCAATTCTGGCAGCTGAATTAGAATATGCTCATGAAACTGTTGGATCTTATGACAAGATATCCTTTTTTGAACCAACAGACTCTACTATTCTTGCTGAGAAAATGGCTGCCATCATTCGAAATGATACATCGATCTGGCAAAAAGTTATTAAAACAGATCCTGAATTTCCTTTTACTTCGTCTTGGGACGAAATGCTTGAATTTATTTTAAAAAATTAA
- a CDS encoding T9SS type A sorting domain-containing protein produces the protein MSYYKALLFILFILFKSTLCYSQDANVITTSRSNGMGIISYAAQVTSTGISSGSYIDGYVKKLGTNFFIYPVGDGGFYRPFAAEANSITGAYYLENPTVTSSEIIGGPFPTSSKDQDVGSISENEFWDINGTFSTKITLTWNANSNISSLIGSNDLSRLLLVGWDGSKWVKIESTVDPVSILGESSTATTGSITTNESVVPDNYKIYSLGAAPGGALPVTLVNFDVTATETSIQLNWNTSAEINSDYFDIERSLTGKSWAKIGSISIEERLIASAHNTTLKQYNYTDNEPFNGENLYRLKMVDKDGTFSFSTIRSATFDTKNGMSIYPNPVSDKLFITSNKNNKIAEVTFLNLRGETLLTQKAVSRDGINTGSLASGVYILTIKYNDGLISSHKVIVNR, from the coding sequence TTGTCCTATTATAAGGCACTTCTGTTCATTTTATTCATACTATTCAAATCAACACTGTGTTACTCACAGGATGCAAATGTTATAACTACTTCCAGAAGTAACGGAATGGGGATCATTAGTTATGCCGCACAGGTAACGTCTACCGGAATTTCATCAGGAAGTTATATTGATGGATATGTTAAGAAGCTAGGTACTAACTTTTTTATTTATCCAGTTGGTGACGGTGGATTTTACCGTCCATTTGCAGCAGAAGCAAATAGCATTACAGGAGCATATTACCTTGAAAATCCTACCGTAACAAGTAGTGAGATTATTGGCGGCCCTTTCCCTACTTCTTCTAAGGATCAGGATGTTGGGTCGATCAGTGAAAATGAATTTTGGGATATTAATGGTACATTTTCTACTAAAATTACTCTGACATGGAACGCTAACAGTAACATCAGCTCCCTTATAGGCAGTAATGATTTATCCAGGTTATTACTTGTTGGATGGGATGGTTCAAAATGGGTAAAAATTGAATCAACTGTGGATCCTGTTTCAATACTTGGAGAATCCAGCACAGCGACTACGGGATCGATTACTACGAATGAATCTGTCGTTCCTGATAACTACAAAATTTATTCATTAGGAGCTGCTCCAGGTGGAGCTTTACCTGTTACTCTGGTAAATTTTGATGTAACAGCAACAGAAACATCCATACAACTGAACTGGAATACGTCGGCAGAAATAAACAGTGATTACTTCGATATAGAAAGAAGCTTAACCGGTAAGTCCTGGGCTAAGATAGGCAGTATAAGTATAGAAGAAAGGCTCATTGCATCTGCTCACAATACTACACTTAAACAGTATAATTATACTGATAATGAGCCATTTAATGGAGAAAATCTTTACCGATTAAAAATGGTTGATAAGGATGGGACGTTTTCTTTCAGTACAATCCGCTCAGCAACATTTGATACTAAGAACGGAATGTCAATCTATCCTAATCCAGTCTCTGACAAGTTGTTTATTACTTCTAATAAAAACAATAAAATAGCAGAAGTCACCTTTCTGAATTTGCGCGGAGAAACTCTACTTACTCAAAAGGCTGTTTCACGGGATGGAATTAACACTGGATCACTAGCTTCTGGTGTCTACATTTTAACCATTAAATATAACGATGGCCTTATTAGTTCACATAAGGTAATAGTTAACCGATAG
- a CDS encoding FN3 associated domain-containing protein translates to MTSPPKSSLNKNSVYDSTQILYFDTEDNAKVYYTTDGTEPSAKSKLYKTPVKISKSTRIKAISIVPGKRASKILDEHYIFSTNLKSSGLRIQSKVLPLDKGKPIIDDKEYYRGMRIIVESDPIIIYGIGRQFIAGNKNTHNIVIKKFVNDYPVFSTDLNTNNLKVDADGYQYVAIPPLTLNAGESYIVASKEDSTDKFMPNNLKEKAEVTNGYRIAGNFMLSPTGDRKPVVNDQIGSILNFKYEIGKSKEPKNLALGAVTYLLNNSGKPLLAWQGRFYAENAVDGNMSTRAHAGGEYAWTLKIDLGKVNDKIKQTIIDFGTGTFPTEFQLLSSIDGSTWTKLAEKSNNSSLHIVFNFPPTRARYFEVKALKPDGPGQKGGAMGVLEFRAFK, encoded by the coding sequence ATTACTTCCCCGCCAAAGTCATCTTTAAATAAAAATAGTGTCTACGATTCAACCCAAATATTGTATTTTGACACAGAGGATAATGCAAAAGTATATTATACAACGGATGGAACAGAGCCTTCTGCAAAAAGTAAATTATACAAGACCCCGGTTAAAATCTCAAAAAGCACCAGAATAAAGGCTATATCAATAGTACCAGGGAAACGTGCAAGTAAAATACTTGACGAGCATTATATTTTCAGTACTAATTTAAAATCTTCAGGATTAAGAATACAAAGTAAAGTATTGCCTCTTGACAAAGGAAAGCCAATAATCGATGATAAAGAGTATTATCGAGGCATGAGAATAATTGTAGAATCAGATCCAATTATCATTTATGGAATTGGGCGGCAATTCATAGCAGGTAATAAGAATACTCACAACATTGTTATCAAAAAATTTGTAAATGACTATCCGGTATTTTCTACTGATTTAAATACGAATAATTTAAAAGTAGATGCCGACGGATATCAATATGTTGCGATTCCTCCGCTAACCTTAAATGCAGGTGAATCTTATATAGTTGCGTCAAAAGAAGATTCAACTGATAAATTCATGCCTAATAATCTCAAAGAAAAAGCAGAAGTTACAAACGGATATCGAATAGCAGGCAATTTTATGTTGAGCCCAACTGGTGACCGCAAACCTGTCGTAAATGACCAAATCGGCTCAATTCTAAATTTTAAATACGAGATCGGCAAAAGTAAAGAACCAAAAAATCTCGCATTAGGCGCTGTTACTTATTTACTAAATAATAGCGGTAAGCCCTTACTTGCGTGGCAAGGAAGATTTTACGCCGAAAATGCAGTAGATGGTAATATGAGTACTCGTGCGCATGCAGGTGGCGAATATGCATGGACATTAAAAATCGATTTGGGTAAAGTAAATGATAAAATAAAACAAACAATAATTGATTTTGGAACAGGTACTTTTCCTACTGAATTTCAACTATTATCCTCTATAGACGGCAGCACTTGGACCAAATTAGCAGAAAAAAGTAACAATTCATCACTTCATATTGTATTTAACTTTCCACCCACCCGGGCTCGTTATTTTGAAGTAAAAGCACTAAAACCAGATGGGCCTGGCCAAAAAGGTGGAGCAATGGGTGTATTAGAGTTCCGAGCTTTCAAATAA
- a CDS encoding alpha-L-fucosidase yields the protein MSHAALAQNGLVKIISTSTSEYAQKQSTSIYPAFVDRMPYQSWTESGSKPYFQLAADAGQKPYQWAIVTGKLPDGLTLTKDGKIQGTPTKEGKFPFVVKVTDSQGKTDQKSLDFIAEPYRSKWLTDAKFGVWFPLSPAVKPALSSKEEIKIFEERIKNFNADKWVQAVVDIGGKVLNCSVKGGDGIRLWPSTTPSKYEMKTSRNIVKELIEACHKKNIKFVGYFAPDHTWNKKVNDTGIDGTWGTLNKGLIRELVDMGVDGFWIDMGGTPELFKNEVDPRWFPWDEILPVVRTRNPHVIFSNNPGWGNGGTVLRYPDTDVLVYEGYTGNAENNLIVAKPSIIKKKVAIEVDNLLDSTWSWIPVKEHRTPKSAERIIENIKSNWAVGATYMLDVPIPPDGEVINEDYTPLLAKIGEFVKKIKILLPRQSHL from the coding sequence TTGAGCCATGCTGCACTGGCTCAAAATGGCTTAGTTAAAATTATATCCACCTCTACAAGTGAGTATGCACAGAAGCAATCAACTTCAATATATCCTGCCTTTGTAGATAGAATGCCATATCAATCCTGGACAGAATCTGGAAGTAAACCCTACTTTCAGTTAGCTGCAGATGCGGGGCAAAAACCATATCAATGGGCAATTGTTACAGGAAAGTTGCCTGATGGCCTTACCTTAACTAAGGATGGAAAAATACAAGGAACTCCTACAAAAGAAGGCAAGTTTCCATTTGTAGTAAAAGTTACTGATTCTCAGGGAAAAACTGATCAAAAATCTTTAGATTTCATTGCGGAACCTTACCGTTCCAAGTGGTTGACAGATGCTAAATTTGGTGTATGGTTTCCACTTAGTCCAGCCGTAAAACCTGCATTGTCTTCAAAAGAAGAGATAAAAATATTTGAAGAGCGAATAAAGAATTTCAATGCTGACAAATGGGTCCAAGCCGTAGTAGATATTGGCGGAAAAGTACTTAACTGCTCCGTAAAAGGAGGAGATGGAATCAGATTATGGCCATCTACAACTCCCAGTAAGTATGAAATGAAAACATCCAGGAATATTGTTAAAGAACTGATCGAAGCATGTCACAAAAAAAACATCAAATTTGTCGGATATTTTGCTCCAGATCATACATGGAACAAAAAAGTGAATGATACAGGAATTGATGGAACTTGGGGAACATTAAATAAAGGGTTAATCAGGGAATTAGTTGACATGGGTGTGGATGGATTTTGGATTGATATGGGAGGTACCCCAGAATTATTTAAAAACGAAGTAGATCCACGTTGGTTTCCATGGGATGAAATATTGCCAGTCGTTCGTACTAGAAATCCTCATGTGATATTTTCTAATAATCCAGGATGGGGTAATGGTGGAACAGTACTAAGATATCCAGATACTGATGTTCTAGTTTACGAAGGTTATACAGGAAATGCAGAAAATAACCTAATTGTAGCAAAACCATCTATAATTAAGAAAAAAGTGGCAATAGAAGTCGATAATTTATTAGATAGTACATGGTCTTGGATACCTGTTAAAGAACATAGAACCCCTAAATCTGCGGAGAGAATAATAGAAAATATCAAATCAAACTGGGCAGTAGGTGCTACTTACATGCTCGATGTCCCGATTCCACCTGATGGCGAAGTTATTAATGAAGATTACACTCCATTGTTAGCAAAGATTGGTGAATTTGTTAAAAAAATCAAAATATTACTTCCCCGCCAAAGTCATCTTTAA
- a CDS encoding DUF1800 family protein yields the protein MPYLDTYTTPLTAKTAAHLLRRATFGPTQQEITNFTGLSATDAVQQLINNVNKTIDAPPPVDLDPGPTYGQPFLKLPYMSNREFQMGYFVRYWWVGLMCEQNGYPSVLEKLAAFWQNHFVVAHSIIGEYRFLYMYLDILRKGCLGSFKDLTIEISKCAGMLTYQNGNENEKNHPNENYARELQELFTVGQKDFAGNANYTENDVKAASKVLTGWQRIAKWDGVTPPTAVVFTPSRHDTTNKTFSAKYNNVTIQGRTGDTGGEIELRELTDMLLAHPESPKFICRKLYRWYVNSNVTQEIENNVIIPLANFFASPQNNFQIQPVLIKLLTSQIFFDIKNIGSMIKAPSEYLIGALRFFNQPLPDVTTQPAGYRKYTDFVHWGMVGMQLSFLDQPAVFGSVPYYQIGYSKNWINGVTLMNRGAHMDELIYPNRVIHPGYILGIDLMAWVKSLQPNFADVEGSPAIDCEVVYESFVKNLFAVELGQAQKDYLIDTIMMEGMNRSYWKGYWNAYRKNQKDLGALYICTRLMRYLTRMSEYHIF from the coding sequence ATGCCATACTTAGACACTTACACAACACCATTAACTGCAAAGACCGCTGCTCATCTTTTGCGACGGGCAACGTTTGGTCCTACACAACAAGAAATTACAAATTTTACTGGTCTTTCTGCAACAGATGCTGTTCAGCAATTGATCAATAACGTAAATAAAACAATTGATGCTCCGCCACCTGTCGATCTTGATCCCGGCCCTACTTATGGACAGCCTTTTTTAAAACTGCCATATATGTCCAATAGAGAATTTCAAATGGGCTATTTTGTACGTTATTGGTGGGTAGGCCTTATGTGCGAGCAAAATGGTTATCCATCAGTCCTGGAAAAACTGGCAGCATTCTGGCAAAATCATTTTGTGGTTGCTCATAGTATAATTGGTGAGTACCGATTTTTGTATATGTATCTGGATATACTCAGAAAAGGATGCCTGGGAAGCTTTAAAGACTTAACCATTGAAATTTCCAAGTGTGCCGGGATGCTTACCTATCAAAATGGCAATGAGAATGAAAAAAACCATCCTAATGAAAATTATGCACGTGAACTGCAGGAGTTGTTTACGGTTGGTCAAAAGGACTTTGCCGGAAATGCCAATTACACAGAAAATGATGTAAAAGCTGCCTCCAAAGTATTAACCGGGTGGCAGCGTATCGCAAAATGGGATGGTGTGACACCTCCAACAGCTGTCGTTTTTACACCAAGCAGGCACGATACAACGAATAAAACGTTTTCAGCAAAGTATAATAATGTTACCATTCAGGGGCGTACTGGCGACACAGGTGGTGAGATAGAATTGAGAGAATTAACTGATATGCTCCTTGCACATCCTGAATCACCTAAATTTATATGCAGAAAGCTTTACCGCTGGTATGTAAATTCCAATGTTACTCAGGAAATAGAAAATAACGTAATTATTCCACTTGCCAATTTTTTTGCAAGTCCGCAAAATAACTTTCAAATACAGCCTGTTTTAATCAAACTGCTGACCAGCCAAATATTTTTCGATATCAAGAACATAGGATCCATGATCAAGGCTCCTTCTGAATATCTGATCGGCGCATTAAGATTTTTCAATCAGCCGCTACCTGATGTCACGACTCAACCAGCCGGTTATAGAAAATATACCGATTTTGTGCACTGGGGTATGGTTGGAATGCAGCTGAGCTTTCTGGATCAGCCTGCTGTTTTTGGATCAGTTCCGTATTACCAAATAGGCTACTCAAAAAACTGGATTAATGGAGTAACATTAATGAATCGAGGTGCTCATATGGATGAGTTGATATATCCAAACAGAGTGATCCATCCGGGCTATATTCTTGGCATTGACCTTATGGCCTGGGTAAAATCACTCCAGCCTAATTTTGCAGATGTTGAAGGGTCTCCTGCCATAGATTGTGAAGTAGTATATGAGTCGTTTGTGAAAAATTTATTTGCAGTTGAACTAGGACAAGCTCAAAAAGACTATTTGATCGATACTATTATGATGGAAGGCATGAATAGGAGTTACTGGAAAGGCTACTGGAACGCATATCGAAAAAATCAAAAAGACCTTGGCGCCTTATATATCTGTACCCGACTGATGAGATATCTTACGCGTATGTCTGAGTATCATATTTTTTGA
- a CDS encoding sugar transferase, translating into MNKKLISNRPYVHRLLSKTATTDEVLIITSYDYFLQKNDLHLLRKIYKEIILVPHSTDDDYLLNNTVSPLLDKYEKIHLVTNPQFDSRYHVIYELVIRRNKSIRITTVYDFCENHLKKVYIPEDITQSNPNIHTLPAFGKRVRYPKKIIDVTVSTIIFLLSLPVWIISFIIIKIQSPGAAFFLQERVGMDNKLFNCIKFRSMGLDAEANGAIFSKKKDSRVFKYGGFMRLSRIDELPQIYNIFRRDLSLIGPRPERPVFCESFEEVIPYYNLRHNVKPGITGYAQVMYSYGAGVADARHKLMYDLYYIKNWNLQLELKIILLTIIVIFGRKGR; encoded by the coding sequence ATGAACAAAAAATTAATCTCTAACCGGCCGTATGTCCATCGGCTGTTGAGCAAAACTGCTACAACAGACGAAGTCTTAATCATTACGAGCTACGATTATTTCCTTCAAAAGAACGATCTGCATCTTCTGAGGAAGATATATAAAGAGATTATTCTTGTTCCGCATTCCACTGATGATGATTACCTGCTTAATAATACTGTAAGTCCGCTACTTGATAAATACGAAAAGATACATTTGGTAACTAATCCACAGTTTGACAGTCGTTACCATGTTATTTATGAATTAGTAATAAGAAGAAATAAATCAATACGAATTACGACTGTATACGATTTTTGTGAGAATCATCTTAAGAAAGTATACATACCCGAGGACATTACCCAAAGTAATCCCAACATTCATACCCTGCCCGCATTTGGTAAAAGAGTACGTTATCCAAAAAAAATAATAGATGTAACTGTTTCTACAATCATTTTTCTTTTAAGCCTGCCTGTCTGGATTATCAGTTTTATAATTATCAAAATACAATCTCCCGGCGCTGCTTTCTTTTTGCAGGAAAGAGTTGGTATGGATAATAAATTGTTCAATTGTATTAAGTTTCGCTCAATGGGTCTGGACGCAGAGGCAAATGGTGCTATTTTCTCAAAGAAAAAGGATTCACGTGTATTCAAATACGGTGGGTTTATGCGCCTTTCCAGAATCGATGAATTGCCACAAATTTATAATATATTTAGAAGGGATCTTTCTTTGATCGGCCCACGTCCCGAAAGGCCTGTTTTCTGCGAGAGCTTTGAAGAAGTAATTCCCTATTATAATTTGCGGCACAATGTAAAGCCGGGAATAACTGGATACGCTCAGGTAATGTATTCTTATGGAGCCGGAGTTGCCGATGCACGCCACAAATTGATGTATGACCTTTATTACATTAAGAACTGGAACCTGCAATTAGAATTGAAAATTATCCTGTTAACTATCATTGTAATTTTTGGAAGAAAAGGGCGCTGA
- a CDS encoding glycosyltransferase: MQITATIVTYKNNPVILKEAIDSFLNTKLDVLLYLIDNSPVDDLREICKDRRVEYIFNNANLGFGRAHNIGINLSQN, translated from the coding sequence ATGCAAATTACTGCCACAATAGTAACTTATAAAAATAATCCAGTAATTCTAAAAGAAGCAATTGATAGCTTTTTAAATACTAAACTAGATGTTCTGCTTTATCTCATTGACAATTCTCCGGTTGATGATTTACGGGAAATATGTAAAGACAGACGCGTAGAATATATTTTTAACAACGCTAATCTAGGATTTGGAAGAGCTCACAATATTGGAATAAATCTTTCTCAAAATTAG
- a CDS encoding DUF1501 domain-containing protein has protein sequence MVLPIAVNGFGVKTFTKDSALVKSLIKTNALDTDKILVIIYLNGGNDGLNTVIPLDNYPAYRSLRSSIAIPENKVLSLAGNPKTGLHPSMTGMQNLYNEGKLAIIHSVSYPNPNQSHVRSSDIWMTAVNSNQYTDTGWAGRYLKSRYPNYPADYPNGEMEDPLAVQIGNMNSPALSGGPLGMGVTFENPSTFYQVLGSNSYVSSNQLPCCDAGELINYCRQQQVLNSSFALEVKRAASAGVNKATYPTPVGITDLSEQLKIVARMIHGGLKTKIYFVEMSGFDTHANQVSSTNPAEGLHATLLKRLSDSIAAFQNDLKLQGTEDKVIGMTFSDFGRRASSNGSFGTDHGIAAPMFVFGSGIKRQSVGTNPDLANDLEPPTINSTPPPNQDIKMQIDFRRIYSDILKDWFGTDATTTNSLLFNNFKSTSLFSNVIETVSSGAWPDRNIWSAGCMPGPKDYVKINTGHTVQVGQNITVRNIQVEGGAELSFLGNYRIETTG, from the coding sequence GTGGTTTTACCAATCGCTGTAAATGGTTTTGGCGTAAAAACATTTACAAAAGACTCTGCTTTGGTTAAATCACTAATCAAAACAAATGCATTAGATACTGACAAAATATTAGTTATCATATATTTAAATGGTGGAAATGATGGGCTAAACACCGTTATTCCATTAGACAATTATCCCGCATATCGTTCTTTACGAAGCAGTATAGCAATTCCGGAAAATAAAGTATTGAGCCTGGCTGGAAATCCTAAAACAGGTCTTCATCCTTCCATGACTGGTATGCAAAATTTATACAATGAAGGCAAACTGGCAATAATTCATTCTGTCTCTTATCCTAATCCGAACCAGTCACATGTACGTTCTTCGGATATCTGGATGACAGCTGTAAATTCAAATCAGTATACTGATACTGGCTGGGCAGGAAGATATCTTAAATCTCGTTATCCTAATTATCCTGCTGACTATCCCAACGGAGAAATGGAAGATCCTCTGGCGGTACAAATAGGAAATATGAACTCTCCGGCATTATCCGGTGGTCCTTTAGGAATGGGTGTTACGTTTGAAAATCCAAGTACTTTTTATCAGGTACTGGGAAGTAATTCTTATGTATCTTCTAATCAACTTCCTTGCTGTGACGCTGGAGAGCTGATTAATTATTGCAGACAACAACAAGTGTTGAATTCTTCATTTGCCTTAGAAGTTAAGAGAGCTGCAAGTGCTGGTGTTAATAAAGCTACTTATCCAACTCCAGTCGGTATAACCGATCTGTCTGAGCAATTAAAAATAGTAGCAAGAATGATTCATGGAGGTCTGAAAACTAAAATCTACTTTGTGGAAATGTCTGGCTTTGACACACATGCCAATCAGGTGAGTTCAACAAATCCAGCTGAAGGATTGCATGCAACCTTACTTAAAAGATTGTCCGATAGTATTGCTGCTTTTCAGAATGATTTAAAGTTACAGGGTACAGAAGATAAGGTTATTGGAATGACGTTTTCAGATTTTGGGCGGCGTGCATCTTCTAATGGTTCGTTTGGCACGGACCATGGGATTGCAGCTCCTATGTTTGTTTTTGGTTCTGGTATTAAAAGGCAGTCTGTTGGCACTAATCCCGACTTGGCAAATGATTTGGAGCCTCCAACTATTAATTCAACTCCGCCTCCAAATCAGGATATTAAAATGCAGATTGATTTTAGAAGGATATATTCTGATATTTTAAAAGACTGGTTTGGTACAGATGCTACAACTACCAATTCACTTCTTTTTAATAACTTCAAAAGTACATCTTTGTTCTCAAATGTAATAGAAACAGTTTCATCTGGTGCATGGCCGGACCGGAATATCTGGTCAGCAGGCTGTATGCCAGGGCCAAAAGATTACGTAAAAATTAATACCGGACACACTGTACAAGTGGGACAGAATATAACTGTACGAAATATTCAGGTTGAAGGCGGAGCAGAATTAAGTTTCCTAGGTAACTATAGAATTGAAACTACTGGTTAA
- a CDS encoding glycosyltransferase: MPDYFFKYKNLTKIIFVHFSLDHLFSGLLKSYRIDRWAKKLKQYDFILAISKRGYSQLKPFCNTDQLRLIYNPTFEKEIIPLSLQEYQLPDGVINGEYIISVGRLDENQKDFTSLIKAIKIANANYNQSYKLLIVGAGRDKEYLEKLVIDNSLQKFVFFIGNQRNPYPYIANSSLLVLSTKFEGFGNVLLEAIILGKLAISSDCLTGPSEILNHEKLLVPVGNSRLLAGSDPCFTLN; this comes from the coding sequence ATGCCAGATTATTTCTTTAAATATAAGAATTTAACAAAAATAATATTTGTACACTTTTCCTTAGACCATCTTTTTAGTGGATTATTGAAATCATATAGAATTGATAGATGGGCTAAAAAATTAAAACAGTATGATTTTATACTAGCAATTTCTAAGCGTGGGTATTCTCAATTAAAGCCTTTTTGTAATACTGATCAATTACGTCTCATTTATAATCCTACTTTTGAGAAAGAAATAATACCCTTGTCCTTGCAAGAATATCAACTACCGGATGGAGTAATTAATGGTGAATACATTATATCAGTCGGAAGACTTGATGAGAACCAGAAAGATTTCACTAGTTTAATTAAAGCTATAAAAATAGCAAATGCCAATTATAATCAAAGTTATAAGTTACTTATTGTGGGAGCGGGCCGTGATAAAGAATATTTAGAGAAACTAGTCATTGATAATAGTTTACAGAAATTTGTTTTTTTTATAGGAAATCAACGAAATCCATATCCGTATATAGCCAACAGTTCTTTACTAGTATTAAGTACCAAATTTGAAGGTTTTGGAAATGTGTTATTAGAAGCTATAATTCTAGGAAAATTGGCAATTTCATCTGATTGTTTAACAGGTCCCTCCGAAATTTTAAATCATGAAAAATTGTTAGTCCCTGTTGGAAATAGTAGACTGCTTGCTGGAAGCGATCCATGTTTTACTCTCAACTAA